Below is a window of Moorella thermoacetica DNA.
CCCCCTCCTGGCGGCCCTGCTCCTGGTGGCGACGACCAATGCCGTCAACCTTACCGACGGCCTGGATGGCCTGGCAGCGGGGATCACCCTGTGGGTTGCCCTGGCCTACGGGATTCTAGCCCTGACCCTGGGTCAGGGGGAACTGGTTACATTTGCCATGGCTCTGGCAGGAGGATGTCTGGGATTTTTAGTGTATAATTTTCATCCGGCGAGGGTTTTTATGGGAGATACCGGCTCTCTGGCCCTGGGGGCGGCCATTGGCTTCCTGGCTATCATGACCAGGACCGAACTGGTCCTGCCAGTCCTGGGGGGCGTCTATGTCCTGGAGACCCTTTCGGTAATCCTGCAGGTGGTCTCCTTTCGCCTCACAGGCCGGCGCCTCTTTCGCATGAGCCCCCTGCACCACCATTTCGAGCTGGGGGGGTGGCCGGAGAGCAGGGTAGTGCTTTTTTTCTGGGCCCTGGCTATAATCATGGCCCTGGCCGGTCTTTATCTTTTAACTATTTAATGCAACGGGAAGAAGGTAGAAAGAGATGTCCTGGCAGGGAAAGAGCGTTCTTGTAGTCGGCCTGGGCCGGAGCGGCCGGGCGGCGGCTACTGAACTTGCCCGCCTGGGGGCAAAGGTGACAGCCTGTGACCGCCAGGCTCTGGCGGAGGAAGAACTGGAAAACCTGCGTAAGGAAGGTGTCCACCTAATCCTGGGTGGCTATCCTGAGGTAAACGAATTACAACCCGATCTAGTTATCACCAGCCCGGGGGTTCCGTCCGGGGAGCCCCCCCTGGCCCGGGCCAGGGCCCGGGGAATCCCCGTCTGGAGTGAACTGGAACTGGCTTACCGATTGTTGCCTCCGGGGGTAAAGGTGGTGGCTATCACCGGAACCAACGGCAAGACCACAACAACTTCCCTGTGTGGCCGGATCCTCCAGGAAGCTGGTTGGCCGGCAGTAGTCGGGGGCAATATTGGTATCCCCCTGGTGAAGGAACTGCAGGAGATAGCCCCCGGGAGCTATGTTGTCTGCGAAGTGAGCAGCTTCCAGCTGGAAGCCATAACCTCCTTCCATCCGCAGGTGGCGGCCATCTTAAATATTACTCCGGACCACCTGGACCGTCATGGCAGCCTGGAGAACTACATTGCTGCCAAGGCGCGGGTTATGGCATACCAGGAGGCCAGGGACTTCGCAATCTTAAACTACGACGATCCCCATACCAGGAGCCTGGCGGGCGGGGCCCGGTCCCGGGTGTTGTTCTTCAGTCGCCGGGAACGGCCACCCCTGGGTGCCTGGCTGGAGGACGGGGTGATTTGCTGCGACCTGGGTGCCGGCGGGACTGTTAAACTCTGCCACTGTGAAGAGCTTTCCCTGAAGGGAAGCCATAACCTGGAGAATTCCATGGCCGCAGCCCTGGTAGCCCTGGCCCTGGGGGTGGACCCGGAGCAGCTGACCCGGACCCTGAAAACCTTTCCTGCCGTCCCCCATCGCTTAGAACCGGTGGCGGAAATCAACGGGGTATGCTATATCAATGATTCCAAGGGAACCAATCCCGAAGCGACCATGAAGGCTATTAATGCCTACTCCAATCCCCTGGTACTTATTGCCGGGGGTAGGAATAAGGGCAGCGACTTTACCCTGCTGGCCCAACAGATGGCCGGCCGGGTGAAGCACCTGGTGCTGGTGGGGGAGGCAGCCCGGGAACTGGAGCAGGCCGCCAGGAAGGCGGGAATCGACTCCATTTACCTGGCGCCGGACTTTGCCAGTGCCGTCCGGGAAGCCGCCGGCGCCGCCCATCCCGGGGATATCGTCATGCTCTCTCCGGCCTGTGCTAGCTGGGATATGTTTAAAAACTACGAAGAACGGGGCGATGTTTTTAAGTCTTTAGTTCTGCAGATGAAGGATGACGGTTAGTATCTCCAGGAGGAGGAATTGCCGATGCGCCGACGGGCGGGACCCTTTGACTTCGTGTTGTTCCTGGCTGTTATGCTCCTGCTGGGTATGGGAGTGATCATGGTCTTTAGCGCCAGCGCCCTCACCTCTTCCTATAACTACGGCGATGCCCTCTACTTTTTAAAACGCCAGTTGCTATGGGCGCTCCTGGGGTTGATGGGACTCTTCCTGGTCGTCCAGTTTGATTATTCCCGGTTGAAAAAGCTGGCGGCACCCTTTCTGGTTCTGGCCATACTCCTCCTTATCCTGGTGCTGGTCATCGGCATCACCACCCGGGGTTCGTCCCGCTGGCTGGGAATTGGCTCCCTGGCCTTCCAGCCTTCAGAGACCATCAAACTAGCCATGGTCATCTTTCTGGCCGCCAGCCTGGCAGACAACCGCCAGCGCCTGGGTGACCTGGCCCAGGGCCTGGGACCTTACCTGGCCCTGCTGGCTGTAGTCTGCCTGTTAATCCTGGCCCAGCCTGACCTGGGAACAGCCGTGGCTGTCGCCGGTACTACTTTCCTGATGCTGGCGATAGCTGGAGCCGACAAACGGCACCTGGCTTTCCTGGCCGCCCTGGGGTTGGGGGCGGTGGCCCTGGCGATTATTATTGCTCCTTACCGGATGGCCCGGTTTACCGCCTTTATCGATCCCTGGGCCGATCCCCGGGGGAACGGCTACCAGACTATCCAATCCCTGCTGGCCGTTGGCTCCGGCGGCCTCTTCGGTACCGGGTTGGGTCAGGGCCGCCAGAAGCTCTATTACGTCCCGGAAAACCATACCGACTTTATTTTTGCCATCCTCAGTGAAGAGCTGGGCTTTATTGGTGCCGCCCTGGTGATAATCCTCTTTCTGATCCTGGTCTGGCGGGGTTTCCAAACCGCCTTCAAGGCGCCAGATACCTTTGGCACCCTGCTGGCCGCCGGTCTCACCTCTATGCTGGCTCTCCAGGCGATTATAAATATGGGTGTAGTCACCGGCCTGCTGCCGGTAACGGGAATTACTCTACCCCTGGTGAGCTACGGCGGTTCCTCCCTTATCTTCTCTTTGCTGGGTATAGGTATTTTGCTCAATATATCCCGTTATGCCGGCAGTTAGGGGGGATAGGTTTTGCGGGTGATAATTACCGGCGGCGGTACCGGGGGCCATGTTTACCCGGCCCTGGCCATTGCTCGCGGCCTTAAAGAGGCCAGGCCGGGGGTAGAGTTACTGTATATCGGGACGGCCAGGGGTCTGGAAGCTGACGTGGTACCCCGGGCTGGCCTGACCCTGGCCACCATTACCGTCCAGGGGCTGGTGCGACGGCAAGTATGGAAGAACATTCCCGCCCTGGTGAAGACCGGCCGGGGGCTTGGCGAGGCCTGGCAGCAGGTGCGCCGTTTTCGACCAGACGTAGTAGTCGGCACCGGTGGCTATGTCAGCGGCCCGGTGTGCCTGGCTGCCGCCCTCCAGGGCGTACCGGTAATCCTCCATGAACAGAATGCCTTTCCGGGTGTTACCAATCGGCTGCTGGCGATCCTGGCTCGCTGCGTCTGCCTGACCTTTCCCGAGGCAGCCTCCCGTTTCCCTCGCCGGGCAAAACTGGTTACCACCGGGCTACCGGTACGGCCGGAGATAATCCAGGCGGACCGGGATTCATGCCGGCAGCATTTCGGCCTGCGGCCGGAGCAACTCTTCCTGGTAACTGTTGGTGGCAGCCAGGGGGCCAGGAGTATTAACGGGGCCATGTTACCTATTTTGAAGGAACTGGCCGGGTGCCAGGATGTCAGCCTTCTCCAGGTAACAGGACGCCGGGACTATGAGGCTTATTTACAGCAGGTGCGCACCCAGGGAATAGATCTGGCTAAATATGGCAACATTACCATTGAACCCTATGTCTATAACCTGGAGCAGGCCCTGGCTGCAGCCGACCTGGTCATCGGCCGGGCCGGGGCCTCCTTTTTAGCCGAAGTACTGGCCCGGGGTCTGCCGTCCGTCCTGGTTCCCTATCCCCATGCGGCAGCCAATCATCAGGAGTATAATGCCCGGGCCGTGGCCCGGCAGGGGGCGGCCGTGGTGGTCCTGGACCGGGAACTAAAAGGAGGGCGGCTTTACCAGGTTGTATTCGAACTCCTGAGATCAAGGGAAAAGCTAAAGGCCATGGCGGCTGCCGCCGCTTCATTAGGTCGTCCCGGAGCCCTGGAGGCTATTATCCAGGTTATCTTGAAAACGGTCGAATCAGGTTAGCATAAAGGTTTTAAGGGGGACAGGCCCCTGTCACCTGTGGCGTTACCTCTGCATATGATACAGGTGTAGCAGCCCGGTCAGGGGTTTACCCCAGGGAAGGAGATGGCAGATTTGGAAACAGGGGGTTGGACCCATTTTGTCGGCATCGGTGGTGTGGGTATGAGCGCCCTGGCACGCATCTTGTTGGCCCAGGGTTACCGGGTCTCAGGATCGGACCCGAAGGAGAACCAGTTTACCCGGAGCCTGGAGGCAGCCGGGGCCATCATTTACCACCAGCATGATGCCGCCAATCTGGCCCCTGGAGTCCAGGAAGTAGTAATTTCTTCGGCAGTACCGTCGTCCAATCCCGAAGTGGTGGCTGCCCGGCAGCGTTCGCTGCCGGTGGTTAAACGTGGGGAGCTGCTGGCCCGGCTCTTTAACGCCCGCCGGGGTATTGCCGTAGCCGGCGCCCACGGTAAAACGACAACCTCGGCCCTGGTTGCCCTGGTAATGAAGGAAGGCGGTTTAGAACCGGCGGCGGTCATCGGCGGTTATGTCCGGGAGTTTGCCAGTAATGCCTACCCCGGCCGGGGGGATTTTCTGGTGGCGGAGGCTGATGAAAGCGACGGTTCTTTCCTCTGGTTAAAGCCGGAGATAGCCCTCATAACCAATATTGAAGCCGACCATCTGGAACATTACGGGAGCCTGGACCGGATTGTCGCTGCCTTTAAAGACTTTATCGATCAGATCCGGCCCGGCGGCAAGGCCATCCTGTGTGCTGAAGATCCCCGAGTTGCCGGGCTGGTTGCCTGTAGTCCCAGACAGGTAATTACTTACGGCCTCAATGGCAGGCCGGATTACAGGGCGACGGGGGTGCAAATGGCCGGAATGGGCGGGCGGGCCGCTATTTATTACCGGGAACAGTATCTGGGGCAACTCACTATGGCGGTACCCGGACGCCACAATATCTTGAATGCCCTGGGGGCCATTGCCGCAGGTCACCAGCTGGGGATACCCTTTGCCGTTATGGCCCGCGCCCTGGGTCAGTTCCGGGGAGTGGGGCGGCGTTTCGAAATCCTCTGGGATGACGGTACTACCAGGGTGGTGGATGACTATGCCCATCACCCGACGGAAATCAGGGCGACCCTGGCGGCCGCCAGCCAGGTGGGAGCGAAACGGGTGGTGGCTGTTTTTCAACCCCATCGCTATACCAGGACCCACCACCTGTACCGCGAGTTCGGGCAGGCCTTCAGGCAGGCTGATGTAGTAATCGTTAATGATATTTACCCGGCCGGCGAAGCCCCCCTGCCGGGGGTTAATTCCCAATTAATAACCGGAGAAATCAAAGGTAGTGGCCATCAGCAGGTGTACTACCTGCCCACCCTGGAAGAAACCCTGGCTTTTTTAAAGAAATCCTGCCGTCCCGGGGATCTGGTTTTAACCCTGGGAGCGGGGGACGTCTGGCGGGTGGGGATGGGCCTGGCGCAGTACCTGGAGGCCAAGCAAATTTTGCCCGGAGTAGGAGCGTAGAGATGGATTTAACGGCCCTGGCCGGGGAGTTGCAAACCGGCCTAAAGTTACAGGTCTTAACCAATGAACCCTTAAGCCGCCATACTACCTGGCGCCTGGGCGGCCCGGCCGATCTCCTGGCCCGACCCCGGAGCCGGGAAGAGCTGGACTACTGCCTGTCCTTTGCCAGGAGGAAGGGCTTGCCCCTGCATATTCTGGGCAATGGTTCCAATCTTTTAGTTCTCGATGGCGGGGTGCGGGGTCTGGTGGTGCAAACCCGGGAATGGCGCCAGGTGATAATTGAAGGGAGAAAAATTCTGGCTACGGCCGGCACCTTGCTCCCCGGGCTCCTCCAGGTTGCCAGCAAGAAGGGCCTGGGAGGTCTGGAGTTTGCCGCTGGCATCCCGGCCACCGTTGGCGGGGCCGTGGTCATGAATGCCGGGACACCGGCCGGGTGCCTGGGGGATCTGGTGGTAGGGGTGGAAGTCCTGGACTATGATGGTCGCAGGCATATCCTGGAAAATAGGGAGATCACCTTTACCTACCGCCACAGCTCCCTGCACCGGGCGGGAACGGTGGTAACTGTAACCCTGGAATTAGTTCCCGACGAGGTGCCGGCCATTCGGGAACGGATCGAGGCCAACCTGCACCGCCGGCGGTCCCGCCAGCCCCTGGAATGGCCTAATGCCGGCAGCGTTTTTAAAAATCCACCGGGTTATTATGCCGGCCGGCTGATCGAGGCGGTAGGAGCCAAGGGCTGGCGGGTCGGCGGGGCCGAGGTCGCGGAGAAACACGCCAATTTTATTATTAACCGGGGCCAGGCGACTGCCGCCGACGTTATGGAGCTTATCGACAGGGTAAGGGAGGCTGTAGCTCGCCAGCTGGGGATTGACCTGGAGTTGGAGATTGAGGTTTGGGGTGAAGGCCTATAGTTTGGGGAGGGGTAGGCCTTGGAGGTTCTAGTCATCAATGGGGGCCAGCGCCTGGAGGGGGTAGTGGTTGTCCAGGGGGCAAAGAATGCCGCATTGCCCATCATGGCAGCCACCCTCCTGGCCACCGGGGAATGCCGCCTCCAGCGGGTACCCCGCCTGCAGGATGTCAGTGTCATGGCAGCTGTTATTCGTTCCCTGGGGATGAAGGTGGAGCACCGGGGCGAGGAACTGCTGGTGGCTCCGGAGTCCACGGTAACGCCGGAAGTACCGGCAGAATTGATGCGGCAACTGCGGGCTTCCAATCTGGTTATGGGCCCCCTGCTGGGGCGGTGGCACTACTTCCGGGTACCCTATCCAGGGGGCTGCGCTATTGGCTCCCGGCCCATGGACCTGCACATCAAGGGTTTGATGGCCATGGGGGCTGAAGTGATGGAAAAGCTGGGCTATATCGAGGCCCGGACCACCGGGCTCCGGGGAACCAGCTTCTACCTGGATTTTCCCAGCGTCGGGGCGACGGAAAACCTGATGATGGCCGCCGCCCTGGCGGAAGGGGTGACAACCCTGTATAATGCGGCCCGGGAACCGGAGATTGTCGACCTGCAAAATTTCCTGAACGCTATGGGAGCCAGGATTCGCGGCGCCGGCCGGGATACCATCCGCATCGAAGGGGTGAGGGAACTCAAGGGATGCGATTATAAGATAATTCCCGACCGGATCGAAGCCGGTACCTTCCTGGCCGCAGCAGCGGCCACCGGAGGCGATGTCCTGGTCCAGGATTGCCAGCCCGAGCATCTCATGGCCGTCCTGGCAAAACTGCGGGAAATGGGGGCCAGGATAATTATAAAAAAAGAGGCCATCCATATCCAGGGCCCGGGGAGGCCAAGGGCCGTCGATTGTAAGACCCTCCCTTACCCCGGTTTTCCCACCGATATGCAACCCCAGTTTATGGCCCTTATGAGTGTAGCCGACGGTACGAGTATTATGGTTGAAAGCATTTTTGAAAACAGATTTAAACATGCGGCTGAATTAAGGCGCCTGGGAGCCGATATAAAAATAGAAGGACGGGTAGCAGTGATCAACGGCGTTCCAGGCTTAAGCGGGAGTATGGTGGAAGCCTCCGACCTGAGGGCCGGGGCGGCCCTGGTGATCGCCGGCCTCCTGGCCGAAGGGCAGACCCTGGTGGAGGGCGTCCACCACCTGGATCGCGGTTACGAACAATTGGAGAAACGCCTGGGCGACCTGGGAGCCGATATTCAGCGCCTGAATAAGAAGTGAGATAACTTCTCACTTCTTCCAGTGGACAGGCCTAATCTTTCTGGTATAATGGCAGTAAACGAGGTGGGAAGATGGCTGTCCCAGCCCACTCGCCCCGGGTTTACCGGCGGCGCCGGCAGCGGGTTCGTCGTGCCCTGTTTTTTTTCTTGCTGGTTACGGCTTTATTTTATTTTATTCATTCCGGCTTTTTCTCCCTGGAAAAAATCGTTATTACCGGTAATGAGCACATAGCTGCCTCCGAGCTGGAAACCTTAATGGGGGTAACCATGGGCACCAACCTCTGGCAGATAGATACCGGCACCCTGGCCCGGCGGCTAGCAACCAACCCCCTGGTAGCCTCGGCCCACGTCTCCCGGCGCTGGCCCCATACCCTCCTGGTAAGGATCCAGGAAAGGGTACCGGTAGCCCTCCTTGTGGACCAGGGCAGCTTCCTCCTGGTCGACGCCACAGGTGTGGTCATGGAAAGGGTCCAGCAAATTGGCTCCCTGAACCTGCCCCTTATTTCCGGCATAGGCCAACTGGGAAAGGTAGGCCCCGGTTCACGGATTGAGGATCAGGGACTCCAGGCCGCCCTGGCAGTGTTACAACAGGTGCCACCCACCACTTTAAACCAGCTCCAGGAAATAATCGCCCCCTCGCCTGTTAACCTGCAGCTAATCTGGGCCGGCCAGATCAGGGTAAAATTCGGCGACAGCAGGGATGTGCCCGCCAAGCTGGAAAGGTTGCAGGAAGCCCTGCAGGGCCTGCCCGGTGACAGCGTAGTGGAATATATTGATGTTAGCTTTGCCGGACCGCCGGTTATTAAGTTCACCCAGTCAACCAGCCAGGCACAAGCCGGGAAAGGAGTGAAGCGGTGATGTGGATCCCATTAATAGGTCTTATCGTGGGTGTAGTGGCCGGGCTCCTGCTGCCGGTAAAGATACCGGTTGTCTATAGCAAGTATATGTCGGTAGCCGTACTGGCAGCCCTGGATTCGGTATTCGGGGGCCTGCGGGCGAGTATGGAAGATAATTTCGATAATGCCATATTCCTGACCGGTTTTTTCTCTAATACTTTACTGGCGGCCTTCCTGGCTTATATCGGTGACCAGCTGGGAGTAGAGCTTTACCTGGCAGCAGTTCTGGTCTTCGGCGTGCGTTTGTTCCAGAACCTGGCGATTATCCGGCGGCACCTGTTAAAAAGATAAGAAAAACCCCTTGTAAAAAAAGGGAAATAGAAAGTTATGTTGAATTCTCCTTCGTAAGAAATGGGGGGAACCTGGAGGTGCCGGAGTTTGCCCAAAGACAATATAGTTGCCGGTATCGATATTGGCACCACCAAGGTGGTCGCGGTAGTAGCGGAAGTTATGCCGGAAGGCCGCCTGAATATCATCGGCCTGGGGGAAACTCCGTCCGGGGGCCTGCGCAAAGGGATTATTGTTGACATTGAAAATACGTCCCGGGCCATAGCCGGAGCCATAGAGCAGGCCGAACGCATGAGCGGTTGCCAGGTCCATTCGGCCTTCGTCGGTTTGACGGGACCCCATATCGACTCCCTCAACAACCGGGGAGTGGTGGCTGTTACCGGTGAAGACGGTGAGATAAGCCTTGAGGACGTAGAGAGGGTCCTCCAGGCCGCCCGGGTGATACCCCTGGCGGCGGAACGGCGCATTATTCACGTCCTGCCTCGCCAGTACATAGTTGATGGCTATGATGGCGTTATGGACCCTGTAGGTATGTGCGGTTCCCGCCTGGAGGTCGAAACCCAAATAGTCACCGCCGCCGGGGCCGCGGTCCAGAATATAATGAAAAGCGTCCAGCGAGCCGGGCTGGCAGTGGACGAGCTGGTTTTAAATCCCCTGGCCTCGGCCGGGGCCGTCCTCCAACAGGCGGAAAGGGAACTGGGGTCCGTGGTGGTGGATATTGGCGGTGGCACTACGGAAATCGCCCTTATCTCCCAGGGCAGCCTGTGGTTTGCGTCGGTCCTGCCCATCGGCAGTGAACATATAACCAGTGACCTGGCTGTGGGCCTGCGGACCCCCATTGTCCAGGCAGAAGTAATAAAAAAGGAGTATGGCTGCGTCCCGGCGGACGCCGTTCCTGATAACGAGGCCGTTGAAGTCCCGCCTGTAGGGGGAAGGGAAAAACGCCGGGTCTCCAGGAAAGCCCTGGCGGCAATTATTGAACCCAGGGTCGAGGAGATATTCACCTTGGTCCGCCGGGAGCTAAGCTCCGCTCACTTTCAAGGCCTGCTGCCGGGAGGGGTGGTCCTTACCGGCGGTGGTGCCTTGCTGGAAGGTATAACCGGGATGGCAGCCGAGATTCTCGCCATGCCGGTGCGCCTGGGCTGGCCGGAAGGGGGCAGCGGTCTGGCCGACATGGTAGCTGCGCCTCCCTATGCTACGGCAGTTGGCCTGGTAAACTATGGTGCCCGCCGCCTGGCCCATCCCCAGGCGGCAGCCACACGGGAAACAGGGTGGGAAAATTTCTGGTCACGGCTAAAGAGCTGGTGGCGTGAACTTTTTTAAGATAAAAGGAGGAGTACCGGGTGCTGGAATTTGAGGACGGCGATCTCAACCAGTTTGCCGCCATTAAGGTGGTGGGAGTAGGTGGCGGCGGTAGTAATGCCGTTAACCGGATGATTGCTGCCGGCTTGCGAGGAGTAGAGTTTATCAGCGTTAATACCGATGCCCAGGCCCTGCGCCTCTGCCAGGCGGAACAAAAGATCCAGATCGGCGCCAAGCTCACCAAGGGTCTGGGAGCCGGCGCCAACCCGGAGATTGGCAAAAAGGCGGCGGAAGAGAGCCGGGAGGAGCTGGCCCAGCGACTTCAGGGAGCTGATATGGTCTTTGTCACCGCCGGTATGGGCGGCGGCACAGGTACTGGAGCTGCACCGGTAGTGGCTCAGATTGCCAAGGAAGCCGGTGCCCTGACGGTGGGTGTAGTTACCCGCCCCTTTAGCTTCGAGGGCCGCAAGAGGGCCAAGCAGGCCGAAGCCGGGGTAGAGGAATTAAAGACCAAGGTAGATACGTTGATTATTATCCCCAACGACCGCCTGCTCCAAGTGGCCGATAAACAGACCTCCATACTCGAAGCCTTCCGGATTGCCGACGATGTACTCCGCCAGGGTGTCCAGGGGATTTCTGATCTTATCGCCGTACCGGGGCTGATCAACCTGGATTTCGCCGATGTCAAGACCATTATGACGGATACCGGTTCGGCCCTCATGGGCATTGGCCGGGCTACCGGGGAAAAGCGGGCCGTTGAGGCGGCCCGGATGGCCATCTCCAGCCCCCTGCTGGAAACCTCCATTGAGGGGGCCCGCGGGGTACTGTTAAACATCACCGGCGGCAGCAATCTGGGCCTGCTGGAAGTGAACGAAGCGGCGGAAATAGTCGCGGCGGCAGCCGATCCCGAGGCTAACATTATCTTCGGCGCCGTTATAGATGAGAGCCTGAAGGACGAGATCCGGGTCACCGTCATTGCCACCGGCTTTGAGGGGAAGACTGCCGAGCCGGCGGCCGACCAGGCGGCGGCGACCCGGGAGGCTGAACTGGATGTTAAACCATTTAACATTGACGACCTCGACATACCGGCCTTCCTCCGCCGGCGCTAGGTACGGTTGGGATCGTCAGAACTGTTACCTTGCGGTAACAGTTTTTTTATATCCATCATCTGACAAATTTTTCCTGATGGAAGGAATATAATTACTGTAGTTATGAATCTGCCATAAAGCTCATATCATGGTAATAATTAGGCCTACCATCTCCGGGGTGATGCCACTTGCCTGTGGTCTATATGGACGTGGTTCTGGTAATTAACCTGGTTATGGATTACTTTATCCTCTGGGCCACAGCCAGACTGGGGCAATTGCCGGCTTCTTGCTGGCGGCTCCTGGCCGGAGCCACCGTCGGGGCGGCTTATTCCCTGGCGCTCTTATTTCCCGGCCAGGAACCGGCCCTTACCATGGTGGTAAAGGTCCTCTTTTCCCTGGTTATGATTCTGGCGGCTTTTTATCCCC
It encodes the following:
- the ftsW gene encoding putative lipid II flippase FtsW, which produces MRRRAGPFDFVLFLAVMLLLGMGVIMVFSASALTSSYNYGDALYFLKRQLLWALLGLMGLFLVVQFDYSRLKKLAAPFLVLAILLLILVLVIGITTRGSSRWLGIGSLAFQPSETIKLAMVIFLAASLADNRQRLGDLAQGLGPYLALLAVVCLLILAQPDLGTAVAVAGTTFLMLAIAGADKRHLAFLAALGLGAVALAIIIAPYRMARFTAFIDPWADPRGNGYQTIQSLLAVGSGGLFGTGLGQGRQKLYYVPENHTDFIFAILSEELGFIGAALVIILFLILVWRGFQTAFKAPDTFGTLLAAGLTSMLALQAIINMGVVTGLLPVTGITLPLVSYGGSSLIFSLLGIGILLNISRYAGS
- a CDS encoding cell division protein FtsQ/DivIB, translated to MAVPAHSPRVYRRRRQRVRRALFFFLLVTALFYFIHSGFFSLEKIVITGNEHIAASELETLMGVTMGTNLWQIDTGTLARRLATNPLVASAHVSRRWPHTLLVRIQERVPVALLVDQGSFLLVDATGVVMERVQQIGSLNLPLISGIGQLGKVGPGSRIEDQGLQAALAVLQQVPPTTLNQLQEIIAPSPVNLQLIWAGQIRVKFGDSRDVPAKLERLQEALQGLPGDSVVEYIDVSFAGPPVIKFTQSTSQAQAGKGVKR
- the ftsA gene encoding cell division protein FtsA codes for the protein MPKDNIVAGIDIGTTKVVAVVAEVMPEGRLNIIGLGETPSGGLRKGIIVDIENTSRAIAGAIEQAERMSGCQVHSAFVGLTGPHIDSLNNRGVVAVTGEDGEISLEDVERVLQAARVIPLAAERRIIHVLPRQYIVDGYDGVMDPVGMCGSRLEVETQIVTAAGAAVQNIMKSVQRAGLAVDELVLNPLASAGAVLQQAERELGSVVVDIGGGTTEIALISQGSLWFASVLPIGSEHITSDLAVGLRTPIVQAEVIKKEYGCVPADAVPDNEAVEVPPVGGREKRRVSRKALAAIIEPRVEEIFTLVRRELSSAHFQGLLPGGVVLTGGGALLEGITGMAAEILAMPVRLGWPEGGSGLADMVAAPPYATAVGLVNYGARRLAHPQAAATRETGWENFWSRLKSWWRELF
- the murG gene encoding undecaprenyldiphospho-muramoylpentapeptide beta-N-acetylglucosaminyltransferase, which encodes MRVIITGGGTGGHVYPALAIARGLKEARPGVELLYIGTARGLEADVVPRAGLTLATITVQGLVRRQVWKNIPALVKTGRGLGEAWQQVRRFRPDVVVGTGGYVSGPVCLAAALQGVPVILHEQNAFPGVTNRLLAILARCVCLTFPEAASRFPRRAKLVTTGLPVRPEIIQADRDSCRQHFGLRPEQLFLVTVGGSQGARSINGAMLPILKELAGCQDVSLLQVTGRRDYEAYLQQVRTQGIDLAKYGNITIEPYVYNLEQALAAADLVIGRAGASFLAEVLARGLPSVLVPYPHAAANHQEYNARAVARQGAAVVVLDRELKGGRLYQVVFELLRSREKLKAMAAAAASLGRPGALEAIIQVILKTVESG
- the murB gene encoding UDP-N-acetylmuramate dehydrogenase → MDLTALAGELQTGLKLQVLTNEPLSRHTTWRLGGPADLLARPRSREELDYCLSFARRKGLPLHILGNGSNLLVLDGGVRGLVVQTREWRQVIIEGRKILATAGTLLPGLLQVASKKGLGGLEFAAGIPATVGGAVVMNAGTPAGCLGDLVVGVEVLDYDGRRHILENREITFTYRHSSLHRAGTVVTVTLELVPDEVPAIRERIEANLHRRRSRQPLEWPNAGSVFKNPPGYYAGRLIEAVGAKGWRVGGAEVAEKHANFIINRGQATAADVMELIDRVREAVARQLGIDLELEIEVWGEGL
- the murD gene encoding UDP-N-acetylmuramoyl-L-alanine--D-glutamate ligase, with translation MSWQGKSVLVVGLGRSGRAAATELARLGAKVTACDRQALAEEELENLRKEGVHLILGGYPEVNELQPDLVITSPGVPSGEPPLARARARGIPVWSELELAYRLLPPGVKVVAITGTNGKTTTTSLCGRILQEAGWPAVVGGNIGIPLVKELQEIAPGSYVVCEVSSFQLEAITSFHPQVAAILNITPDHLDRHGSLENYIAAKARVMAYQEARDFAILNYDDPHTRSLAGGARSRVLFFSRRERPPLGAWLEDGVICCDLGAGGTVKLCHCEELSLKGSHNLENSMAAALVALALGVDPEQLTRTLKTFPAVPHRLEPVAEINGVCYINDSKGTNPEATMKAINAYSNPLVLIAGGRNKGSDFTLLAQQMAGRVKHLVLVGEAARELEQAARKAGIDSIYLAPDFASAVREAAGAAHPGDIVMLSPACASWDMFKNYEERGDVFKSLVLQMKDDG
- the murA gene encoding UDP-N-acetylglucosamine 1-carboxyvinyltransferase, whose translation is MEVLVINGGQRLEGVVVVQGAKNAALPIMAATLLATGECRLQRVPRLQDVSVMAAVIRSLGMKVEHRGEELLVAPESTVTPEVPAELMRQLRASNLVMGPLLGRWHYFRVPYPGGCAIGSRPMDLHIKGLMAMGAEVMEKLGYIEARTTGLRGTSFYLDFPSVGATENLMMAAALAEGVTTLYNAAREPEIVDLQNFLNAMGARIRGAGRDTIRIEGVRELKGCDYKIIPDRIEAGTFLAAAAATGGDVLVQDCQPEHLMAVLAKLREMGARIIIKKEAIHIQGPGRPRAVDCKTLPYPGFPTDMQPQFMALMSVADGTSIMVESIFENRFKHAAELRRLGADIKIEGRVAVINGVPGLSGSMVEASDLRAGAALVIAGLLAEGQTLVEGVHHLDRGYEQLEKRLGDLGADIQRLNKK
- a CDS encoding small basic family protein → MWIPLIGLIVGVVAGLLLPVKIPVVYSKYMSVAVLAALDSVFGGLRASMEDNFDNAIFLTGFFSNTLLAAFLAYIGDQLGVELYLAAVLVFGVRLFQNLAIIRRHLLKR
- the mraY gene encoding phospho-N-acetylmuramoyl-pentapeptide-transferase, which encodes MIEALKPLVLAAVVTLILGPPVLAFLRRLKAGQTVRSDGPRSHLAKAGTPTMGGVLFLIGLTVSTLVLAPPSPLTLSTLILTWGYALIGLVDDGLKVILHRPLGLMARQKLGGQVLLGLVAGVAAMLWLGRGSVIQVPVTGWHWDLGWYYPLLAALLLVATTNAVNLTDGLDGLAAGITLWVALAYGILALTLGQGELVTFAMALAGGCLGFLVYNFHPARVFMGDTGSLALGAAIGFLAIMTRTELVLPVLGGVYVLETLSVILQVVSFRLTGRRLFRMSPLHHHFELGGWPESRVVLFFWALAIIMALAGLYLLTI
- the murC gene encoding UDP-N-acetylmuramate--L-alanine ligase, which codes for MADLETGGWTHFVGIGGVGMSALARILLAQGYRVSGSDPKENQFTRSLEAAGAIIYHQHDAANLAPGVQEVVISSAVPSSNPEVVAARQRSLPVVKRGELLARLFNARRGIAVAGAHGKTTTSALVALVMKEGGLEPAAVIGGYVREFASNAYPGRGDFLVAEADESDGSFLWLKPEIALITNIEADHLEHYGSLDRIVAAFKDFIDQIRPGGKAILCAEDPRVAGLVACSPRQVITYGLNGRPDYRATGVQMAGMGGRAAIYYREQYLGQLTMAVPGRHNILNALGAIAAGHQLGIPFAVMARALGQFRGVGRRFEILWDDGTTRVVDDYAHHPTEIRATLAAASQVGAKRVVAVFQPHRYTRTHHLYREFGQAFRQADVVIVNDIYPAGEAPLPGVNSQLITGEIKGSGHQQVYYLPTLEETLAFLKKSCRPGDLVLTLGAGDVWRVGMGLAQYLEAKQILPGVGA